In Thermomonas carbonis, a single genomic region encodes these proteins:
- a CDS encoding hybrid sensor histidine kinase/response regulator gives MPHQIPRTGRILVVDDQSANVRVVSALLARHGYAVTAASSGKDALQAATGEIPDLLLLDMMMPGMDGFELLAALRELPGFRQVPTVFLTAAQDRDLLLRAFEAGAVDYVTKPFMPEELLARVNAHIGLKLTRDRLERVAHERQELVNLVAHDLKNPLSSVLFATEMLLLPDCKPERVSRYIEIIDGSSRDALGYIRTYLEGQERAAGAMATAAQPPSSWLRDTLDWLATRYELQLDAKGLRLRISPLERDACVAIDGLVLRQVAENLVTNALKYARDGGELELLARPGAPGFWQLVAQDRGPGIPTSRQRELFKPFQRLTEVDPADGMSSGLGLSLAKQIIINAGGQLWYEDREGGGARFVIELPEANCTTATTAG, from the coding sequence ATGCCGCATCAGATTCCAAGGACAGGCCGGATCCTGGTCGTTGACGACCAGTCCGCCAACGTGCGCGTGGTCAGTGCACTGCTCGCACGCCATGGCTATGCCGTCACCGCCGCCAGCAGTGGCAAGGACGCGCTGCAGGCCGCTACCGGCGAGATCCCGGACCTGTTGCTGCTGGACATGATGATGCCGGGCATGGACGGCTTCGAACTGCTGGCCGCCCTGCGCGAGCTGCCCGGTTTCCGCCAAGTGCCCACGGTGTTCCTGACCGCCGCGCAGGATCGCGACCTGTTGCTGCGCGCGTTCGAGGCCGGCGCGGTCGACTACGTCACCAAGCCCTTCATGCCGGAGGAACTGCTGGCGCGGGTCAACGCACACATCGGCCTCAAGCTCACCCGCGACCGCCTGGAGCGGGTCGCGCATGAGCGCCAGGAACTGGTGAACCTGGTCGCGCACGACCTCAAGAACCCGCTCAGCAGTGTGTTGTTCGCCACCGAGATGCTGTTGCTGCCGGACTGCAAGCCGGAACGCGTGTCGCGCTACATCGAGATCATCGATGGCAGCAGCCGCGATGCGCTGGGCTACATCCGCACTTATCTGGAAGGCCAGGAACGCGCCGCCGGTGCCATGGCCACGGCTGCCCAGCCGCCGAGCAGCTGGTTGCGCGACACGCTTGATTGGCTGGCCACGCGCTACGAACTGCAACTCGATGCGAAGGGCCTGCGCCTGCGCATCAGCCCGCTGGAAAGAGACGCCTGCGTGGCGATCGACGGGCTGGTGCTGCGGCAGGTCGCGGAAAACCTGGTGACCAACGCACTGAAATACGCGCGCGATGGTGGCGAGCTGGAACTGCTTGCGCGACCCGGTGCCCCCGGTTTCTGGCAACTGGTGGCGCAGGATCGCGGACCCGGGATTCCGACCTCTCGCCAGCGCGAACTGTTCAAGCCATTTCAGCGATTGACCGAAGTGGATCCGGCCGATGGCATGTCCAGCGGCCTCGGCCTGTCGCTGGCCAAGCAGATCATCATCAATGCCGGTGGCCAGCTCTGGTACGAGGACCGCGAAGGCGGCGGTGCGCGCTTCGTGATCGAACTGCCCGAAGCGAACTGCACCACCGCCACGACCGCCGGCTGA
- a CDS encoding endonuclease, whose protein sequence is MQPRLSRFRAVLPCLTVALALVAAPASADVFINEIHYDDATSSGDTGERIEIVATAGETLSAYRIYLYNGSTPSAAVTYDNDLVPAGSLASCGAQVRIATVSYPSNGIQNGSNDGIALVNPAGQVVQFISYEGVIKASNGPAAGRTSVNLPVSESGSDPAGRSLRLAGTGTTYANFSWQAAATASFGGCNAGQTFAAPNPPPVVTSTTPVSGATDFPAAGNLAVGFSESVSLASGAFTLACATSGNVALTHASSGSSFAISTNTALHGGETCTLGVVASKVTDAGGAKPVANTTVSFTVAAAGPTGYYGQVNTSSPSQLRCSLHATIKGHTAYPYSGGTTNTWTILEIADEDPNNSGRILDAYRNRSYAKVTDRAGSGTGLRYNREHTWPNSLGFGSASGNLGLPYAPYTDTHMLYLTDATWNADRGNKPYADCTTGCGERITEANNGSGGGSGVYPGNSNWVKTPDGNAGSFQVWGKRKGDMARAILYMAIRYEGGVDPNTGQSEPDLELTNDRSKIVITSASPAYMGLLSTLLAWHSADPPDAAERERNEVIFSFQGNRNPFIDHPEWATNALFTSTKPATCQLN, encoded by the coding sequence GTGCAGCCACGCCTTTCCCGCTTCCGCGCCGTCCTGCCCTGCCTGACAGTGGCTCTTGCGCTCGTCGCCGCGCCTGCCTCGGCCGATGTCTTCATCAACGAGATCCACTACGACGATGCGACCTCGTCCGGCGACACCGGCGAACGCATCGAGATCGTGGCTACTGCCGGCGAGACCCTGAGCGCGTATCGGATCTACCTCTACAACGGCTCCACGCCGTCGGCCGCTGTGACCTACGACAACGACCTGGTGCCCGCCGGCAGCCTGGCGTCCTGCGGCGCGCAGGTGCGCATCGCGACCGTCAGCTATCCGAGCAACGGCATCCAGAACGGATCGAACGACGGCATCGCCCTGGTCAATCCGGCCGGCCAGGTGGTGCAGTTCATCAGCTACGAGGGTGTGATCAAGGCCAGCAACGGGCCGGCCGCGGGGCGCACCAGCGTGAACCTGCCGGTGTCCGAATCCGGCTCCGATCCGGCCGGGCGTTCGCTGCGGCTTGCGGGCACCGGCACGACCTACGCCAACTTCAGCTGGCAGGCTGCGGCCACGGCGAGCTTTGGCGGCTGCAACGCCGGCCAGACCTTCGCCGCACCGAATCCGCCGCCGGTGGTGACCTCGACCACGCCGGTATCCGGTGCCACCGATTTCCCCGCCGCGGGCAATCTGGCGGTCGGTTTCAGCGAATCCGTGAGCCTGGCCAGCGGTGCCTTCACCTTGGCCTGCGCGACTTCCGGCAACGTCGCGCTCACCCACGCCAGCAGTGGCTCCAGCTTCGCCATCAGCACCAACACCGCGCTGCACGGCGGCGAGACCTGCACGCTGGGCGTGGTCGCGAGCAAGGTCACCGATGCAGGCGGTGCCAAGCCCGTCGCCAACACCACGGTGTCGTTCACCGTCGCCGCCGCCGGCCCGACCGGCTACTACGGCCAGGTCAACACCAGCAGCCCGTCGCAATTGCGCTGCTCGCTGCACGCGACCATCAAGGGTCATACCGCCTATCCCTACAGCGGCGGCACCACCAACACCTGGACGATCCTGGAGATCGCCGACGAAGACCCGAACAACAGCGGACGCATCCTCGACGCCTACCGCAATCGCAGCTACGCCAAGGTCACCGACCGCGCCGGCAGCGGCACCGGCTTGCGCTACAACCGCGAGCACACCTGGCCGAACTCGCTGGGCTTCGGCTCCGCCAGCGGCAACCTCGGCCTGCCGTACGCGCCGTACACCGACACCCACATGCTCTACCTGACCGACGCGACCTGGAACGCGGACCGCGGCAACAAGCCGTATGCGGATTGCACCACTGGCTGCGGCGAGCGCATCACCGAGGCCAACAACGGCAGCGGTGGCGGCAGCGGCGTTTATCCGGGCAACTCCAACTGGGTGAAGACGCCGGACGGCAATGCCGGCTCGTTCCAGGTCTGGGGCAAGCGCAAGGGCGACATGGCCCGCGCGATCCTGTACATGGCGATCCGCTACGAAGGCGGCGTGGATCCGAACACCGGGCAGTCCGAGCCCGACCTCGAGCTGACCAACGACCGCAGCAAGATCGTGATCACCTCGGCATCGCCGGCCTACATGGGCCTGCTGTCCACGCTGCTGGCCTGGCACAGCGCGGATCCGCCGGACGCCGCCGAGCGCGAGCGCAACGAAGTGATCTTCAGCTTCCAGGGCAACCGCAACCCATTCATCGACCACCCGGAATGGGCGACGAACGCGCTGTTCACCTCGACCAAGCCGGCGACCTGCCAGTTGAACTAA
- a CDS encoding efflux RND transporter permease subunit, whose translation MSGGGSLSTWGIRNPVPAMMLFFVLCVAGLWGFHQLPVARFPDIAFPMTTVTITQPGASPSQLETEVTRKVEDSVATLDNVKRVTSTVVEGSSTTAIEFNLEADIMTALNDTKDAVTRIRMNLPQDIQEPIIAKVEIGGSLLTYAVSAPGMAPDELSWFVDRHVMRALYGVEGVAAINRIGGVERQVRVDLDPQALQAQGVTAGEISQQLAATQVERPGGKAELDGGQQTVRTIGTIADAQALRDYSIALGNGRDVRLSALATITDGAADPTQLALLDGKPVVGFSLARSRGADELKVRDGIKAALDALEKQHPGTSYRLVTDMSEETQRSYSSSMTMLVEGALLALAVVFWFLRDWRATWVSAIALPLSIIPTFAVMQWFGFSLNIITLLALSVVVGILVDDAIVEIENIVRHLGMGKKPLDAARDAADEIGTAVIATSVTLAAVFVPVAFMPGIPGKFFREFGWTAATAVMFSLLVARLLTPMMAARLLKPQPEHPADSKFMTRYLGWVDTALHNRWKTLGVATLLFFGSLALIPFIPTTFIPVSDQGRSMLSIELPPGTPIEDTARVSEQARTLLGKIPELKQVFTQIGSVPDLGDPGKSGGADARKAVMTLDWGPEHDRDRSQKQLEQVVRDALADLPGVRTSFLSSEPGEQLALVLAGDDPATLDAAASALERDLRKISGLGSVSSSASLLRPELQILPDPARAADLGVSTAAIAEAARVATAGDYTQRLAKLNLPDRQIPIRVGFDRETLRDPATLGQLRVQGRSAPVPLDAVADIVEGSGPSVISRYKRQRNITLSAELNGRPLGDVMQEIEALPSVKNVPPGVSFINTGDAEIFVELFVGFVLAMIAGILCIYMVLLLLFKHPMQPLTILTAIPLCAGGAFGALLVTQNALSLPALIGLLMLIGIATKNSILLVDYAVMAEDVHGMSQHDALVDACHKRARPVVMTTIAMGAGMLPLALGFSGDASFRAPMAWAVIGGLITSTALSLIVIPAAYTVLHDIGDWFVLRFSRKRAPGDVASVH comes from the coding sequence ATGAGCGGCGGCGGCAGCCTGTCCACTTGGGGGATCCGCAACCCGGTCCCCGCGATGATGCTGTTCTTCGTGCTGTGCGTGGCCGGCCTGTGGGGTTTCCACCAGTTGCCGGTCGCGCGCTTCCCGGACATCGCGTTCCCGATGACCACGGTCACCATCACCCAGCCCGGCGCGTCGCCGTCGCAGCTGGAAACCGAGGTCACCCGCAAGGTCGAGGACTCGGTGGCGACGCTGGACAACGTCAAGCGCGTCACCTCCACCGTGGTCGAAGGCAGCTCGACCACCGCCATCGAGTTCAACCTCGAGGCGGACATCATGACCGCGCTGAACGACACCAAGGACGCGGTGACGCGGATCCGGATGAACCTGCCGCAGGACATCCAGGAACCGATCATCGCCAAGGTCGAGATCGGCGGGTCGCTGCTGACCTATGCGGTGAGTGCGCCGGGCATGGCGCCGGACGAACTGTCGTGGTTCGTCGATCGCCACGTGATGCGCGCGCTGTACGGCGTGGAAGGCGTGGCCGCGATCAATCGCATCGGCGGCGTCGAGCGGCAGGTGCGGGTGGACCTGGATCCGCAGGCGCTGCAGGCGCAGGGCGTGACCGCCGGCGAGATCAGCCAGCAACTGGCCGCGACCCAGGTCGAGCGCCCGGGCGGCAAGGCCGAACTGGATGGTGGCCAGCAGACCGTGCGCACGATCGGCACCATCGCCGATGCGCAGGCGCTGCGCGACTACAGCATCGCCCTCGGCAATGGCCGGGACGTGCGGCTGTCCGCGCTCGCCACGATCACCGACGGCGCCGCCGATCCGACCCAGCTCGCCTTGCTGGATGGCAAGCCGGTGGTCGGCTTCTCGCTGGCGCGCAGCCGCGGCGCCGACGAACTCAAGGTCCGCGACGGCATCAAGGCCGCGCTCGACGCGCTGGAGAAGCAGCATCCCGGAACGAGCTACCGGCTGGTCACCGACATGTCGGAAGAAACCCAGCGTTCCTACTCGTCGTCGATGACGATGCTGGTCGAAGGCGCGCTGCTGGCGCTGGCCGTGGTGTTCTGGTTCCTGCGCGACTGGCGCGCGACTTGGGTCAGCGCGATCGCGTTGCCGCTGTCGATCATCCCCACCTTCGCGGTGATGCAGTGGTTCGGCTTCAGCCTCAACATCATCACGTTGCTGGCGTTGAGCGTGGTGGTCGGCATCCTGGTCGATGATGCGATCGTCGAGATCGAGAACATCGTCCGCCACCTCGGCATGGGCAAGAAACCGCTGGATGCCGCGCGCGATGCCGCCGACGAAATCGGCACCGCGGTGATCGCGACCTCGGTGACATTGGCGGCGGTGTTCGTGCCGGTCGCGTTCATGCCCGGTATTCCCGGCAAGTTCTTCCGCGAGTTCGGCTGGACCGCCGCGACCGCGGTGATGTTCTCGCTGCTGGTGGCGCGCCTGCTCACGCCGATGATGGCCGCCCGCCTGCTCAAGCCGCAGCCCGAGCATCCCGCCGACAGCAAGTTCATGACCCGCTACCTGGGCTGGGTCGATACCGCCTTGCACAATCGCTGGAAGACGCTCGGCGTCGCCACCCTGCTGTTCTTCGGCTCGCTGGCACTGATCCCGTTCATCCCGACGACCTTCATCCCGGTCTCCGACCAGGGCCGCAGCATGTTGTCGATCGAACTGCCGCCGGGCACGCCGATCGAGGACACCGCGCGCGTCTCCGAACAGGCGCGCACGCTGCTTGGGAAAATCCCGGAGCTCAAGCAGGTATTCACCCAGATCGGCAGCGTTCCCGACCTCGGCGATCCCGGCAAGAGCGGCGGCGCCGATGCGCGCAAGGCGGTGATGACGCTGGACTGGGGTCCGGAGCACGACCGCGACCGCAGCCAGAAGCAGCTGGAACAGGTGGTGCGCGATGCACTGGCCGACCTGCCCGGCGTGCGCACCAGCTTCCTCAGCAGCGAGCCCGGCGAGCAACTCGCACTGGTCCTGGCCGGCGACGATCCGGCGACGCTGGATGCCGCCGCCAGTGCGCTGGAACGCGACCTGCGCAAGATCAGCGGACTCGGCAGCGTGTCGTCGTCGGCATCGTTGTTGCGTCCGGAGCTGCAGATCCTGCCGGACCCGGCGCGCGCCGCCGATCTCGGCGTCTCCACCGCCGCGATCGCCGAGGCCGCGCGCGTCGCCACCGCCGGTGATTACACCCAGCGCCTCGCCAAGCTCAACCTGCCCGACCGGCAGATCCCGATCCGCGTCGGCTTCGACCGCGAGACCCTGCGCGACCCGGCCACGCTCGGCCAGCTGCGCGTGCAGGGCCGCAGCGCGCCGGTGCCGCTGGACGCGGTCGCCGACATCGTCGAGGGCAGCGGACCATCGGTGATCAGCCGCTACAAGCGCCAGCGCAACATCACCCTGAGCGCCGAACTCAACGGTCGCCCGCTCGGTGACGTGATGCAGGAAATCGAGGCGCTGCCGTCGGTGAAGAACGTGCCGCCCGGGGTGTCTTTCATCAACACCGGCGACGCCGAGATCTTCGTCGAGCTCTTCGTCGGCTTCGTGCTGGCGATGATCGCCGGCATCCTCTGCATCTACATGGTGCTGTTGTTGCTGTTCAAGCACCCGATGCAGCCGCTGACCATCCTCACCGCGATCCCGCTGTGCGCGGGTGGCGCGTTCGGCGCGTTGCTGGTGACCCAGAACGCGTTGTCGCTGCCGGCATTGATCGGCCTGCTGATGCTGATCGGCATCGCCACCAAGAACTCGATCCTGCTGGTCGATTACGCAGTGATGGCGGAGGACGTGCACGGCATGAGCCAGCACGATGCGCTGGTCGATGCCTGCCACAAGCGCGCGCGGCCGGTGGTGATGACCACGATCGCGATGGGCGCCGGCATGTTGCCGCTCGCGCTCGGGTTCTCCGGCGACGCCAGCTTCCGCGCACCGATGGCGTGGGCAGTGATCGGCGGCCTGATCACCTCCACCGCGCTCAGCCTGATCGTGATCCCGGCGGCCTACACGGTGCTGCACGACATCGGCGACTGGTTCGTGCTCAGGTTCTCGCGCAAGCGCGCCCCGGGCGACGTAGCCAGCGTGCACTGA
- a CDS encoding efflux RND transporter periplasmic adaptor subunit, producing MRRIARPLVLGLALGVAVIATACSKKEEATAKPVAAFAVSVARVQAQDIPRSVLVSGPVSAWEEMQLGVEVSGLRVTSLLVDVGQAVRKGELLLQLDHRSLDAELAQADAALREAEAGASLARSQLARGELLVKDKYISATQLDELRAGRVKGDARVGTARAMRDTAALRRSFADLRAPDAGVISKRLVQPGQVVASGSELLRLIRQGRLEWRAELAEAELGRVKPGDRIQLTTRDGKAVVGQVRAVSPGVDASTRTGTVYADLPDPQGLQPGTYLQGRIDTGIGQGLTVPAATVVQRDGHPNVFTVDAKGIAHRVRIRTGGIANGQVEVLEGLKAGDAVVEQGAGFLGDGDSVRIVEATPATTP from the coding sequence ATGCGCCGCATCGCCCGCCCGCTTGTCCTCGGTCTCGCCCTTGGCGTCGCCGTCATCGCCACCGCCTGCAGCAAGAAAGAGGAAGCAACCGCCAAGCCGGTCGCAGCCTTCGCGGTCAGCGTGGCGCGCGTGCAGGCGCAGGACATTCCGCGCAGCGTGCTGGTGTCCGGACCGGTCTCCGCGTGGGAAGAGATGCAGCTCGGCGTCGAAGTCAGTGGCCTGCGCGTCACCAGCCTGCTGGTCGATGTCGGCCAGGCCGTGCGCAAGGGCGAACTGCTGCTGCAACTCGATCACCGCAGCCTGGACGCCGAACTTGCACAAGCCGACGCCGCCTTGCGCGAAGCCGAAGCCGGTGCCTCGCTGGCGCGCTCGCAACTCGCGCGCGGCGAACTGCTGGTGAAGGACAAGTACATCAGCGCGACGCAGCTGGACGAGTTGCGCGCCGGCCGCGTAAAGGGTGATGCGCGCGTCGGCACCGCGCGGGCGATGCGCGATACCGCCGCCCTGCGCCGCAGCTTCGCCGACCTGCGCGCACCCGATGCCGGCGTCATCTCCAAGCGGCTGGTGCAACCGGGGCAAGTGGTGGCATCGGGCAGCGAACTGCTGCGGCTGATCCGCCAGGGTCGCCTGGAATGGCGCGCCGAACTCGCCGAAGCCGAACTCGGTCGGGTCAAGCCCGGCGACCGCATCCAGCTGACGACGCGCGACGGCAAGGCGGTCGTCGGCCAGGTGCGCGCGGTCAGTCCCGGCGTCGATGCAAGCACCCGCACCGGCACCGTCTACGCTGACCTGCCCGACCCACAAGGCCTGCAGCCCGGTACCTACCTGCAAGGGCGCATCGACACCGGCATCGGCCAGGGCCTGACCGTGCCCGCCGCCACCGTGGTCCAGCGCGACGGCCATCCGAACGTGTTCACCGTCGACGCCAAGGGCATCGCCCATCGCGTGCGCATCCGCACCGGCGGCATCGCCAACGGCCAGGTCGAAGTGCTCGAGGGCCTGAAGGCCGGCGATGCGGTGGTCGAACAGGGCGCCGGATTCCTCGGCGACGGCGACAGCGTGCGCATCGTCGAGGCCACCCCGGCCACCACGCCATGA
- a CDS encoding TatD family hydrolase, whose translation MHLIDIGANLTHDSFDRDRDTVLQRARDAGVTRMIITGASREHSPKALALAQTHPGTLFATAGVHPHHAVEYTEECDAEMRALHAHPEVVAVGECGLDFFRDFSPRPAQRKAFERQLQIAVETQKPLFLHQRDAHADFMAMMKNFDGKLGPAVVHCFTGTREELFDCLDNDWHIGITGWLCDERRGQHLREIVGNIPAHRLMVETDAPYLLPRTLKPMPKDRRNEPAFLPHIVEELARDRGEDVATTAAATTLAAAAFFRLPEA comes from the coding sequence ATGCATCTGATCGACATCGGCGCCAACCTCACCCACGACAGTTTCGACCGCGACCGCGACACGGTGCTGCAGCGCGCCCGCGATGCCGGCGTGACCCGGATGATCATCACCGGTGCTTCGCGCGAGCATTCGCCGAAGGCGCTTGCACTGGCGCAGACGCATCCCGGCACGCTGTTCGCCACCGCCGGCGTGCATCCGCACCACGCGGTCGAATACACCGAAGAATGCGATGCCGAGATGCGCGCGCTGCATGCGCATCCGGAAGTCGTCGCGGTCGGCGAATGCGGGCTGGATTTCTTCCGCGATTTCTCGCCGCGCCCGGCGCAGCGCAAGGCCTTCGAGCGGCAATTGCAGATCGCCGTGGAGACGCAGAAGCCGCTGTTCCTGCACCAGCGCGACGCCCATGCCGACTTCATGGCGATGATGAAGAACTTCGACGGCAAGCTCGGACCGGCGGTGGTGCACTGCTTCACCGGCACCCGCGAGGAACTGTTCGACTGCCTCGACAACGACTGGCACATCGGCATCACCGGCTGGTTGTGCGACGAACGCCGTGGCCAGCACCTGCGCGAGATCGTCGGCAACATCCCGGCGCATCGGCTGATGGTGGAAACCGACGCGCCCTACCTGCTGCCGCGCACGTTGAAACCGATGCCGAAGGACCGCCGCAACGAGCCGGCGTTCCTGCCGCACATCGTCGAGGAACTGGCGCGCGATCGCGGCGAAGACGTGGCGACGACTGCAGCGGCGACCACATTGGCCGCCGCCGCGTTTTTCCGATTACCCGAAGCCTGA
- the hrpB gene encoding ATP-dependent helicase HrpB, with protein MPEIGFPIQSLLPEIRASLQIHPRLVLEAPPGAGKTTQVPLALLDANWLGGRKIVMLEPRRVAARAAAGFMAKQLGEVVGETVGYRIRFENKVGADTRIIVVTEGILTRMLQDDPMLEGVGAILFDEFHERHLAGDLGLALALDVQFGLREDLRIVVMSATLDGERLAQFLDAPRLSSAGRSYPVEVAHFPARREEAIEHQAKRAIEHALATHPGDLLVFLPGQREIARVDAALAGMQPMSAPGELRQARHGGRAPESGQDAPTEGKTIPPHRAAAVDAIEVLALHGELPIEQQTRVLQPAADGRRRVVLATNVAESSVTLPGVRVVIDSGLAREPRFDPNSGFARLDVVSISQASADQRVGRAGRVADGFAYRLWPQSQRLEPQRRPEIAQVELASLALELAAWGSDALRFVDAPPQGAVAAARDLLQRLDALDAGNAITPRGRRMLALGTHPRLAAMLLASNEPSRIALACDLAALIEARDPLRSRSDALADRWQALAAFRNGRVGADANRSALAAIDAASKQWRRRLRCNAQPPANVPAHDLGDLLAHAFPDRIAKQHPQDPKRYLLANGRMAKLFDDSAVYGEPWLVASELRFEAKDALLLRAAPVDERHLRQAFAAHFREGDEVRWDATRRALASERIARFDGIVLSSKPAGRVDPARAARALTDAVRDLGLSALPWSESLSQWRVRVQCLRAWMPELGLPDLSDAALLASLDTWLMPAFAGKTRLDALDESALADALKSAVDWSLRQRIDQLAPTRIDVPSGMQRAIAYALDDHGEPASPVLAVKLQELFGLAQTPRIVDGRVPLTIHLLSPGGRPLQVTQDLAGFWERTYPEVRKEMKGRYPRHPWPNDPWNAAATHRAKPRGT; from the coding sequence ATGCCTGAAATCGGTTTCCCGATCCAATCCTTGCTGCCGGAGATCCGTGCATCGCTGCAGATCCATCCGCGGCTGGTGCTGGAAGCGCCGCCGGGTGCGGGCAAGACCACCCAGGTGCCATTGGCCTTGCTCGATGCCAATTGGCTCGGCGGCCGCAAGATCGTGATGCTGGAACCGCGCCGCGTCGCCGCGCGCGCCGCAGCCGGTTTCATGGCGAAACAACTCGGAGAGGTGGTCGGCGAGACCGTTGGCTACCGGATCCGTTTCGAGAACAAGGTCGGTGCGGACACGCGGATCATCGTGGTCACCGAAGGCATCCTCACCCGCATGCTGCAGGACGATCCGATGCTCGAAGGCGTCGGTGCGATCCTGTTCGACGAATTCCACGAGCGCCACCTCGCCGGCGACCTCGGCCTTGCGCTCGCGCTCGACGTGCAATTCGGCCTGCGCGAAGACCTGCGCATCGTGGTGATGTCGGCGACGCTGGATGGCGAGCGCCTCGCGCAGTTCCTCGATGCGCCACGCCTGAGCAGCGCCGGCCGCAGCTATCCGGTCGAAGTCGCGCACTTTCCCGCGCGTCGTGAGGAAGCCATCGAGCACCAGGCGAAGCGCGCGATCGAGCACGCGCTGGCGACTCATCCCGGTGACCTGCTGGTATTCCTGCCGGGGCAACGCGAGATCGCGCGCGTCGATGCCGCGTTGGCCGGCATGCAGCCGATGTCTGCCCCGGGGGAGTTGCGACAAGCGCGCCATGGAGGGCGCGCGCCCGAATCGGGGCAGGATGCCCCGACTGAGGGGAAAACAATTCCCCCGCACCGGGCAGCGGCGGTGGATGCGATCGAAGTCCTCGCGCTGCACGGCGAGCTGCCGATCGAACAACAGACCCGCGTGCTGCAACCCGCCGCCGATGGCCGCCGCCGCGTGGTGCTGGCGACCAATGTCGCCGAGTCCAGCGTGACTCTGCCGGGCGTGCGCGTGGTGATCGACAGCGGCCTCGCACGCGAGCCGCGCTTCGATCCCAACAGCGGCTTCGCGCGCTTGGATGTCGTGTCGATTTCGCAGGCGTCCGCCGACCAGCGCGTTGGTCGTGCCGGTCGCGTTGCCGACGGCTTCGCATATCGGCTGTGGCCGCAGTCGCAACGGCTGGAGCCGCAGCGACGCCCGGAAATCGCGCAGGTCGAGTTGGCTTCGCTCGCGCTGGAACTCGCGGCCTGGGGCAGCGATGCCCTGCGCTTCGTCGACGCACCTCCGCAAGGCGCGGTGGCCGCGGCGCGCGACCTGCTGCAACGGCTGGATGCGCTCGATGCCGGCAATGCGATCACCCCACGCGGTCGCCGCATGCTCGCGCTGGGCACGCATCCGCGACTGGCGGCGATGTTGCTGGCCTCGAACGAGCCATCCCGCATCGCACTGGCTTGCGACCTCGCCGCATTGATCGAAGCGCGCGATCCGTTGCGCAGCCGCAGCGATGCATTGGCCGACCGCTGGCAGGCACTGGCCGCGTTCCGCAACGGCCGCGTCGGTGCCGATGCGAATCGTTCGGCGCTGGCCGCGATCGATGCGGCATCGAAACAATGGCGTCGCCGCCTGCGTTGCAACGCGCAGCCACCCGCGAATGTGCCGGCGCATGACCTCGGCGACTTGCTCGCGCATGCCTTCCCCGACCGCATCGCGAAACAGCATCCGCAGGATCCGAAGCGCTACCTGCTGGCGAACGGACGGATGGCGAAACTGTTCGACGATTCCGCCGTTTACGGCGAGCCGTGGCTGGTCGCCAGCGAACTGCGTTTCGAGGCGAAAGACGCGTTGCTGCTGCGTGCGGCACCGGTCGACGAACGTCATCTGCGACAGGCCTTCGCCGCGCATTTCCGCGAAGGCGACGAAGTGCGCTGGGATGCAACCCGTCGCGCCCTGGCCAGCGAACGCATCGCCCGTTTCGACGGCATCGTGCTGTCCAGCAAACCGGCCGGGCGCGTGGATCCGGCGCGGGCGGCGCGCGCCCTGACCGACGCCGTGCGCGACCTCGGCCTGTCGGCGCTGCCGTGGAGCGAGTCGTTGTCGCAATGGCGGGTGCGCGTGCAGTGCCTGCGCGCGTGGATGCCGGAACTGGGATTGCCGGACCTGTCGGATGCCGCGCTATTGGCCTCGCTCGACACGTGGTTGATGCCGGCCTTCGCCGGCAAGACCCGGCTGGATGCGCTCGACGAATCAGCGCTCGCCGATGCGTTGAAATCCGCCGTCGACTGGAGCCTGCGCCAGCGCATCGACCAACTCGCACCGACGCGGATCGATGTGCCGTCCGGCATGCAGCGCGCGATCGCGTACGCGCTCGACGACCACGGCGAGCCGGCCTCGCCGGTGCTGGCGGTGAAGCTGCAGGAACTGTTCGGCCTGGCGCAGACCCCGCGCATCGTCGATGGGCGAGTGCCGCTGACGATCCATCTGCTCTCGCCCGGTGGGCGACCGTTGCAGGTGACCCAGGACCTGGCCGGGTTCTGGGAACGCACCTATCCCGAGGTCAGGAAAGAAATGAAGGGCCGCTATCCGCGGCATCCGTGGCCGAACGATCCGTGGAATGCCGCTGCGACGCATCGGGCGAAGCCGCGCGGTACGTGA